A stretch of Gigantopelta aegis isolate Gae_Host unplaced genomic scaffold, Gae_host_genome ctg3591_pilon_pilon:::debris, whole genome shotgun sequence DNA encodes these proteins:
- the LOC121392259 gene encoding BTB/POZ domain-containing protein 6-B-like codes for MTSQQKKRKSPRRGNKYLAVNDDWQTRKSLAETNLYMLDNKIVCDVTFRVGTTREIIQAHKFMLISRSHVFAAMFTGPMAEMGEVDIPGVGVEIFNLFLRFVYTDDVTVDSDNIMHLLYLAKKYSTGKLEDLCLKFLETSLTAENVCTILEQANFFNEDELHNKSMTYILENGKSTLESRDFLKLSQKSVLDVVKSDDLQADEKEVFQAAYEWAKHQCEQKHVAINTETLRTQLGDIVQQIRFPLLDREFFVQTVHPSGMLTAEEQLVFHNHATCNTLPVAPFSEKSRNKNTKANASFVCTSCHNTNQDNSWKCIYCNVCRYCRRNSSETYIQNQTYGPVCSFQPTSSCPYCGHD; via the exons ATGACGtcacaacaaaagaaaagaaagtcgCCACGAAGAGGAAACAAATATTTAGCAGTAAACGATGATTGGCAGACTCGAAAATCTCTAGCAGAAACCAACCTGTACATGCTAGACAACAAGATTGTTTGTGACGTCACGTTCCGTGTTGGCACAACAAGGGAGATCATTCAAGCTCACAAGTTCATGCTGATCAGCCGTAGTCACGTGTTTGCCGCCATGTTCACTGGTCCAATGGCTGAAATGGGCGAGGTGGATATCCCGGGTGTTGGCGTCGAAATTTTTAATCTATTTCTCAG GTTTGTGTACACGGATGACGTCACAGTTGACTCTGATAACATCATGCATCTACTGTACCTGGCCAAAAAGTACAGCACAGGAAAGCTGGAAGATCTTTGCCTTAAGTTTTTAGAAACATCATTAACAGCTGAGAACGTTTGCACTATTCTGGAACAAGCCAATTTCTTCAACGAAGATGAGCTACATAACAAGTCTATGACGTATATCTTAGAAAACGGAAAGTCGACTTTGGAGTCACGTGATTTTCTGAAGTTATCACAGAAGTCTGTACTGGATGTTGTGAAGTCTGATGACCTCCAAGCAGACGAGAAAGAAGTATTCCAGGCTGCCTATGAGTGGGCCAAGCACCAGTGTGAGCAGAAACACGTGGCCATCAATACGGAGACTTTACGAACACAACTTGGAGACATCGTCCAGCAGATCCGCTTCCCTCTTCTGGACAGAGAGTTCTTTGTTCAGACGGTTCACCCGAGCGGCATGCTGACAGCTGAGGAACAGTTGGTGTTTCACAACCATGCTACATGTAACACTCTTCCTGTGGCGCCATTTTCTGAAAAATCacgaaacaaaaacaccaaagcCAATGCTTCATTTGTTTGTACGTCCTGTCATAATACTAATCAGGACAATTCCTGGAAGTGTATCTACTGCAACGTATGTAGATACTGTAGACGTAATAGTTCAGAAACCTATATACAAAATCAAACTTATGGTCCAGTGTGCTCTTTTCAGCCTACAAGCAGCTGTCCGTACTGTGGCCATGATTAA